The Silene latifolia isolate original U9 population chromosome Y, ASM4854445v1, whole genome shotgun sequence sequence CCCGGTTTTTCACcgcttcttcctccaatcctcctcaatcagcccacaAAGATGTCTTCTCGGTAAGGATTACGAACCACTTCGTTTTGCGGTCGTTCTTCATGATGTTTTAAGCATTCTCACGTCGAGATCAGTATGCTTGCATGTTCAAAAGTCGATCaactggaactcatcctccaaagtgctaaaagaaagagaccttctgccagccctgatgtggcctctgcctccaagaggagtgctcctgccgcCTCTTTTTAGACTCCTCCTGCAGTTTCTAGTTCTGCTGCTCGCGTGCCCCTGGAGGTCGATCCGTGATCTCGcaatccgcctactcctcctgccagtccccATGCTTTTACTAGTGggggcatcattgctcatttcccagaaggctttgggaatgtggacaaggtgccatactggccGGAGATCGATCAGCTGCTCTTCCCTCCGGTTGAGGAAACGTTTTCAGAGTTCTCCctagaggagatggctgaaaatgacgtgcacaacgccttcatgaTAAATATTCTTCATTTTCTACCTGTCTGTCCGCCTGTTTCTTGCTTAAATTCTGCCTCCCAACTCTTTTGACTTCGATTACCTATGCCCCGGACTCTTCATCTGCACTCTACAacagaagatgatcaacatagtgcggaCCACTAGTCGTGCTACCGCGCAAGAACCGGGAGTCAAGGAAACGATTGCAGATCCGCACAAGTGTTGAttcgaaggagcgtgtggtggagctgaagactgagcttgttgtcaccaaaaagaagttgaaggagggagctgatcagctggctcgaaCCCAGGCGGTGTGCAACACTTTTTCTGACTCTCTCAGCGCCCGAGGAGAAGATCACCGAGCCGATCTCCCTGCCACCAACGTTGTTGCATATGCCACCCGGCGGGGAAAGATCGATGAATGCGTGTCTTGCGGTCGAGGAGGCTCCTACCAAaggccatagaggaagaggagaagcggtGGAGATGCTTTACCCCACCCAACCCGATTTGAGCGTGCGCGATGCccgaggttggtgaggtgaattcttcTGCGTTGGTGAGCGGTGCTGGGGTGATctttggaatgtcccaggatgctgctgacggagctcagggagctatggcggctgaggatatgcaagctggtgcagtacctgaaatgaatggtcagcaggcagaggaggtaccagaggtggaggtcattaatgtgaccgacaattaagtttttatgttttgataaactttttggcagtctggcccagaggtggcagactttgtaagtttttaaacttgtttttgtgcttgctccgccagggtggcggtttaaacttggggccgtattttggccatattttgaaatgccccttgtcatagtttggcaaggttttagtttacatatcgtgtgtttgttgtttattctccctgtttttagGAAGTCTGTGTCGTGTCAGTctgcttgactgatttaggcgagtcttgtCACCCTGAGAAGGCTAACATTCTGACTCACTAGTCGCCATGTCACCTACTTGaccgatttaggcgtatgccgcaatgtaaggaggagtggccgtgtcaacccagggggctgatttagaccagcctggccagcctgaaaagactgatccagaccaagctagctgccgtgtcagccggctggctgatttaggcgtatgccgcagtttgtggactacttaaccttgttcatgacgcaaggtgtgttcgtctCATTTTATGCCAGCAggtggcgtcattgaggcaagtatatcgtcattctaggaccaaatggagacgctgtaggattctggtagcgcagatatccctacgttccatgttcgttttgCATGCATCTTTGGGGCCACGATTAAGTGCGactagtgcgagctacgtccggggtggtatcggggtagccggataagcgtattcagctgttagccaggctccctttcgtatgttccacagtccgcctggtgagggtgctccttgtggagaaagtaggttaggcatgttggagtgccatgtgccttgtcaccccgcgtttgcGATTGGCtgatctgctagacatcctttcaaagtaccatagataccgagaattcaaagtgatgtacttagagaagccgaAAATAGAAAAATCTATCGAATGGTGTGAAGTACACtgccgccatctcatggggtactgagcaattgtggtcccggaCGCTGCCacccacaccatccaatagtaatttaaagttaaaaaaaaaaaaacaactaaagacaCCGAAAATAAGAGTGAAACTGCGCGGATGCCTACTACcgaattttttatttatttattttatctttaaaaatgatttggcttctcatagtacattattctaaaaactagagtctacttattattaaaagtaatatctcttcaggtgaagtatgttccatgggcgttgaatgatttgaccgtccatagtcatcgatctgatgcaccatggccaacaactccttctacctggtatggtccttcccatttgtaggcgaatttgcctgcttttcgattcttggtgttcgaacacctctcggagaaccaggtctcctacctccgggagcctgatttttacgttcttgttataactcccggCCACCGATGTTTGTAGGCgaccagacggatttttgcgcttgctcgcaactcgtcaattgtgtccaggcttcggtcatctctgcattgttcgcttcctcgtcatattttcatacctgtgagtgggaactagaacttcgatggaatgaccgcttccgcgccaaacaccagtgaagggtgtttgactgttgctatctttggcgttgTTAATCGACCAcaatactagtggcaattcatctgcccactttcctcctaactcctgtaacctccttctcgatTGTTCATAATGATTTTATTCTTGGATTCgacttgtccattggactttggagtcctggtgcttgacttttttaaggtgatgttccacccgCACGGTATCCTTGAtgatcgtttgagatgaattgtgagccattgtcacatatgatttctgatgggataccaaatctgcagatgatgtttcgttttatgaatgagatgactgtttgtcctttacttccgtgaatgcttcgctcgatccacttggagaagtaatctgtcattgctaacaTCCGGGTTCTcttcctgtggcccgtggtagagggcctactatgtccatgccccatgccatgaatggccaggggagaaataatagggtgcGAGGGTTCCACTTTGGTGGTGAATCATTGGTCTTTGAGCGCCGAGCGCCGCAtcacattttcgtgcgtactccgctgcatctgccttcattgtaggccaatagtatccctgtatgagggctttatttgccagactcctgccccctgcatggtttccacattcgccactgtggagagcatgcaacacagtctgtgcttcttccttgtccaggcaccgtaggtagggaccTGCTATCGATTTTCTGTATAgtgtatcatcaatgagtatgaaccTGGAAGCCTTTATTTTAAAAGCTCTCACTTTCTTCTTATcgtctggtagcttgttatggcgcagccagtctaggtaaggtgtgcgccagtcgtctGCTGGGTCGGCTACTTGGTCAGGCGCCTGCCTGTTTGgccgagagctctcaccttcctctgtaactgcttggatttcctttttgctttgtggatcctccagttcacctctgtctatttcgtctgccttctggatagaaggttccagcatatgtgctattggaatgctggatagctctgttggtttgaatgttgcccccaggttCTTGCtaggcgtctgcttccacgttaCGGTCTCTGGGaacctgtttaagcttgcaagtttcgaaattatgttttaattcctttgctactttcaagtatgcaatcatcttcgaatctctggctataaactcatcattcacgtggttgactattaacaaagagtcactggatatgagcaggtgtctgacccctagctccagagctagcttcattcccaatatcaaggcttcgtattccatttcattgttggttgccttgaattcacaccttacagcttgtgctatcagatctccctgtggtgatcgcagaattaatcctacaccggcccccctttggttggaggctccgtcaatatgcatctgccagacctctgTCTGCTTACTTCcttctaaagtgaggatctcggtatctgccagattctggatggctgGACTGAAGTCTGACATGAAGTCGGCCCGTGCATGTGATTTAACTGCTGTTCTAGGGTcgtattggatgtcgtatccactgaggtgtactgaccatttagacattcttcctgacagttcaggcttcctcatgatagcttttagcgggtagtttgtcacaacatgtatgatgtgtgactcaaaatagggacgcagtttgtgagatgctactaccaatgttagtactaacttttcaagggatgtgtacctggtctctgccggcagcagagacttgctcacgtagtatacggCTTcgttccttttcttgctctcgaccAGGTAGCACTCACTCGCTACTTcgtgacggctaggtataggaataatggttctccgGCTTTGATTTTGACTTCGCATGCGGGCTGCCGAGATAGTGCTTCGGTCtctcgaaggcttgctcgtgttcggcggtccactcaaacttctcgcttttccttagcacgtcgtaaaatagcctCGCATTTGTctcaagatcttgaaatgaacctgttcagtgGTCTACCTTTCCAAATTAATCTCcgaacatctttaggcttctcgggtgattccagctgtaagacaactttgatctgctcgatgctggcttctattcctctttgagtcacaatatagcccaagaacttgccagaagataccccgaaggtgcatttagatgggtttagtttcatcttgtattccctgagggtgctgaatgtttctgctagatgccgcatatgatctttggctttttctgacttcaccaccatgtcattaatgtacacctccatggttcttcctatttgctctttgaacatgcggttaaccaacCTTTGATACGTGGAGcttgcgttctttaggccgaatggcatgacgttgtagcaatatattcctctctcggatataaatgttgtcttctcctaatctgcaggatccatcttgatctgattgtatccactccatgcgtccagaaatgttagcatctcgtgtccagctgttgcgtctaccattgcatcaatatgaggcagcgggaatggatctttgggacacgctttgttgagatcagtgaagtccacacatactctccacttcccattctttttaggcaccaccactacattagacaaccattctgggtatttcacttctcttatcttctttgctTTGCCGCCAGAAATGTCTACTTCCccggttgattaccttatttctctctgctgcaaactttctccttctctgctggatgggtttacactttgggtccacgctaagcttgtgtgttatgatggatggatctatgcctaccatatcatcgtgtgaccatgcaaagcaatccatgttatcttgtaagaatttgactagctgctgtcgtaagctccctgtacatcctgctccaatgagcacggttctctcTGGGTGCAACTTATCCAGGTTAATCTggtccagctcttctgctgggggctcgatgtattcgtcctggataggctgcttctgtaattgctatgcgggagggctggcagtgcccTTGAGTGCCTTcatgtagcagcctctagcttcctcctgatctcctcttatcgtttctactccccatggggtggggaactttatgcactggtgatatgttgaagggactgctttcatctggtgcaaccatggtcttcctaggatgacgttgtaagtagaggggccatctataaccaggtgCACTGACTTGCttattgactcctcccacataggttgggatgactatctcacctaGCGAGTCAAATTTGTTGTTTCCcccgctgaagcctactagcggaatagtcttcttctgcaaatccttctcgccgaatcccatgttttctatggttttcggcatgattaagttgaccgagcttctgtatctaccaagacctttcttctTGTGCGGttggccattgacaaggtgataataagtgcatcatggtgttctctttcatcgtatgtatctccctCATCGGCCGATGTTTTGGAGATCACCGTGAGATATTCTCGCAAGAATTGGCTGGtatgtctcctttggtctcggtggcatgcCTTTTAGGCGCCGAGTATGTCGGGCCGCTTAAGTTTGAGCcgctttgttatcacgtttataattttagtgcatgtgggtgggtgcAGCCGgctggcggagcctaccttatctgcttgcttgcccccacgtggtaacaggtggctcagctttccttgttcgtacaagcgcttgatctctcttATCAATGTATAGCGGTCCTCGatattgtgcccaatatcacggtgaaattcgcacttcttcttgctatcctttctccggACTTGCTCTCCCTCGGTGGGTTAGGCCACCGACTCCGTCTCCCATCTCtctaagtgccttcaagattcctccgatacctgtagtgaaccCATATTCTGCCAAGGTGGGGAGTAGttggttttcctcgattctgttggctcccctcccatatggcctcgtatctctcgtccttcttgttggtggtttgctttcttccgatTTCTCCACTACcaagtactagaaatacttgcgTGCTCTGTAAGCCGGCtcgctaggatatcttcctcccgGTCCCGATCGCGGCAATACCTTTTCTCCGCACATCGCTTCGAAACTATGGCAAGGATGCATAGTCACCGCTTGTATAGAtcgagtcatggtggaggcctcttcaaaGGCCTCTACTATCGTTGAGATATCACACTCGCGcatcgctaccttctcattgttaaatctggtattgtattctccaatgctctctcccccCCGGACGATTCTCGTACAGTCCCCCGTGTGCTTCGtggctttctgctgcttgcgaactgttgagtaaatgcgtttaccaattcaaacaaatgtagatatcgactgtTTGGCAagcttacaaaccatcgaagtctttggtcctgttagggtggacccgaatcctttgTACATGCGCAGCTTCCTTAACTTATCCTATGGTCATTaccgtcattattttcttttataCTTGGGCcgatatgatcaaaggggtctgctgtgccgtcgaagagaggcatatttgggtttgtgaacccctttggcatggctgtgacggatatggtgtccacgaatggcgagtcgGCATAACATCTGTCtgtgctttctcgagtgggggtggtagccacGGAACCCTACTTagcatctcctttagttccaaGTCTTTCTTGATTAGTTATATTGGCTGAATTTGGGGTCCTCCCATCACTGCCTCGCATATTTCCTCCGATCCGgtttcttgaaggttctgataagCTCCGGCGTGCCCGGGGGGTTGCGGTAACGATTGTCCCTGCTGCCGCGTTCACTTgcttggtttgactcggatctcGCTACGGTGTGTCGATCGATTCTTTGCAGATCGCTAACGGGGAGGCCACTGTTTGTATCCTTACGCAAATGGCCGGGCCGCCGCCTATCTCggcgtgaggtatcctaaccctcgtggggttatccttccatctgatggtgtCGTAGCtaaatccaatcttgtaattatttcactGGTATCTGCTGCCGCCACTCCTTGCGTCAGATCTACCAAAGGAAATCTTCCTTCACCTGTCTTGTTTTTGGAGTCTTTGGACTCCGTCAgagatcaatttgtgcccagagctctctgtctctccttcttacctcggcatctgctctcctttgatcttctctcatgttttccatagctttcaaGATTTTCCACGCCGGTGAGCGAGAATCTGCGTGGGACCGGGCGGCGAGTAACGCCcgagcttgatgttcctttgtcgATCTCGTCCGGGCCGAGACAACAGGGTCCTGGGAGGTAGAGaagcttttgttgtcggtatgattcttggggtATGTCCGGGAGCTGCGTGGCTACCgtcgatgttggactttgggtagacgatggtggtggcgatggctgcCGCTCTCTCGACATGGCTTCGgatacttgcttttccattgtatatctcgaatatcaacgattgacgaccacaatgccccacggtgggcgccaaactgtttaggtcttttttacctaagtcgatttagggtcaatgtagtttatattcgttggttgattgtatgatgatttatatgtcaataagtaaacgggaaataaagtgcgcaatgtaaattgacacgttagattttggtgacgcggaaaacccaatgtgggaacaaccgcgggagggacggtaccctgccaagtattgcactatatgaataggaggatgattacaatgataacgtttatgctaatcttgctggcgttaggtatcaggcctgcaagatctcgtATAGAGTATATGTGTGAATGGTATGCCGTGATGTGGTTGTCTTGAATATAATCTTGAATGAAtatatggatgagtgaatgaatgcccttcttgatttccttcctttgctatttatagggtgagaaccctagatatgtcctaccttgaatatggaaagggaatattacttccataaggacttctttccaaatccgaattcccttaccaattctccccgatctccctaacttctccctgacacccttttccttaacgcgggcaccttccacggtgggctcttgatccttctcaagcccatctccccttttcctgaccgcgggctcccttcctccttccctcttctttataatctttattttactaagtgggctttctttattacgctatttttagcccaaacaaataGCGCATTTGATTAGCTACAAAGAAACATGGCAAGGTTCTAAAGGCAAGCACATAGCAAAGCTGACCTTATCCGTTCATCCAGTTTCCGCTCTTCCATTGAAAGCTTGTTAACATCTCCCTACAGAAAGAAGAAGAATGTATGAACTAACACTACAGATACACAATAGATCAGTATATAAGGAAGTACAAAGTACACAATTTATATACACCCTTgccaaattattttaggaaaaatagaaaagaaatatCCTGCGATTAACTATGTGGTATACCTGCAGAGAAGTAACACTATCATCAACCTCTCCCGGCCTTAAAACTTCAAGTCCCCTAATCAATTTAGTCATTCATCTTCAGAATAGAAGCTCTCCAAAACGAAGCAACAAGAATACAAGAGTCAGACAAGCAAATGTACACTGCCAGATAACATACTTCAACTGTATTCGATTCCTCACAGACTTTTCAATAAGACCAATGCCTTCCAGAACATTGGTTATGTCATACAATCGTCTTTTTTTAACCTGCAAGATCATAAACAAAAAACTATCATATCAATTAGGGAGAAAAAAAATCAAGAAGCTGCATCTGAATAGCACCTCTAAAGTATCAGTAGCTTTATTTAAATCAAGAATCCCATGTTCAGAATCCTTGATCAGTTCGATGAACTTCTTCGCCAAAAATCCTGCATCAACAACAGAAGATAATTGTTATGGAGTACTacataaccaaaaaaaaaaaaaaatagaaggcAACACAAGCTAGGCCAATTAATCTAAAAGCTGATAAAGAACCAAAGTATAAGTCAGGTCAATTACCAAGGGAATTATCATTGCGACTAGCACCAACTGGAGTAAGTTCATTGCCTGGAGAACCTGTGAGTCTATCTGTCAAATCAAAATAAtcatttagggtgtgtttggattgaaagATTTGtagagaaaagaaagggagggtgAGTAAGGGATTTAAAATTCTTTAATTGGATAGCAAATAAGGATGGAGGGAAATGAAGGGGAAAAGATTTGGAGGGAttcattttccctcctccaaggcaaattaaaatctctccacaatagatAAGATTtagagggaaattgtatccaaacacccacaccccatttcccctccctttcccttccctccttccccctccctccctttccctccatttttcctatccaaacacacccttagagtTCTTCCCCAAACATTCTCAGAAAGCTTACGAACAATCACCATCACATACTGACCAGTATTTGATATTGGAATCTGGGTACCAGCTCCTTTGCATTTGGCAGTCTTTTTCCTACTCTTTTCCCTCCCTTTCCATTCATAGGGGTCTGGAGACGGCTGTGAGCTACTACTACTTTGTATTTTGGACTGATTGTCCAATCGTTTAACTCAGACTTATTATCACCGGCATCACTCTTCCGCTTCATTGGCTGAGAAGCACCAAAAAACGCCCGGAGGTTAGTGTTAAATGGAAGTTCATATGAAAGAGTGAAAGACGAATAGACACATGCACATGTACTGACATACGGACATGGAACGGGAACCAGTAACCTAAGCTGTCGAACAATATTTGATAAAAAGAAAAATGTATAGCACCatgttttggtaattttctatCGAGTTAGGTTTAGCGAGGTTATggcggtcttactcgttgcgtATTGAATGTATATTTATGTCTAATGTAAAGTAAGGGAATTAAGTACGTAAATAAaggttgacacgtgagatttggtgacgcggaaaacccaatgtgggaaacgaccgcgggaagggacggtacccttccaaggatTGTACTATGGCTTGTTAATTCGAGAATGAGTACAATGGAGACGGAATGtaaatctagctagcacaatATGTTATGTGTATACGTGGGATCTTGAATGCCTTTTCTTGTTTGCCTCTTCgcctatttatagggtaagaaccctagatatgtcctactccGTTTATGGTAAGGAATATTAGTCCTATCACAACTCTTTCCATAAACGGATCCTCTTCCTCcattctccctaatctccctgaaATCTCCCTGACGACTCTTCAACACGCGGGCTTCCTTCACCAGTGGGCTTTCCCATCTTTGTATGCTTCTTGGCCCAATTCATTAGATGGACTTACTTGGACCGGCTCCATATTAGGCCAATAAGCGgattttggcccaaacagtttgcccctaattCCTTGTGAGATACGTCTAGAGGCGTCGAATAAGGAATTACGGATTTTTTTAAAAATCATGCGTCGTCTTTCACACAACTTCTCAAACACTCATCATTACCCCCCTCCCCCACCCATCCACCCACCCACCCATCCCTCTTCTCCTCATTTCTCGTGCTTCCTCTCTATCTCCtcctttataatctcaactcCCCCCCACTTTACTCCATTAACTTCAAAATTTAAATCTCTCACCTTCCCAAaacccttcttcttccttctgcCCTCCCGCCGGATTCCGTCTCTCTCGTCGCCGTTCTTCACCAGGTACTTCCTTCTTGCAATCTCTCTTCGatcatttcctttttctttctttcgacCATGGGTAAAACTCGTCACACCGCTTCGACTTCTGCTCCGGCCGATCAAAATCCGGACCCTACCTTTCCTTCCCGTAATCTTTTTGTCCACCCCCATGACTGTAACTCATCTCTGACCACCGCCGACATTCCTTTGATTAAGGAATTGCTTGGTCTCGGCGACGGGGTTGACATTGCTATCCCTGAGCTGGGCCAAAAGGCGGACGCCGTTCGGCCAGGATGGGTCTGCTTCTACCTCTACCCATTTAGGTACAGTCTTCGCTTCCCCTTTCCCAAACTTATGCAAGACTTTCTCCGGACCAATaacttcgccatggcacaaatctctGCCACCATCTGGAGGGTACTCCTCTACTCCCCGTCTGCCAGTCAAAACACCAACAGCTCCATCTCCCTGGGCGAGCTGGCCCATATGTACGAGATTCGGTCTCTGGGAAGAGCCCAATTTTCTTTTCGGGGTTCCAGCGAGACTCCTTTCAGGCATGTGTCAAAATCTAGGGATGAGAAATGGTTTTAGAATTTCTTCTATCTGAGGAAGGCCTCCATTCTGCCGCCTGCTGATTATATCTTCGAAGATTGGGTCATAACCTCGAGTAATTAACTATTCTGATGCCTGATTTACTTCTTCCAATGCTTACTGGCTTACTTTTTGCTTTTGCGCAGGCCCCTGCCCGCTGACTCGCCTAGGCGACCCGACAGCTGCCCGTAACAAACTGTTCTGCATCTCCCTGTCGGCCCCTGTCCGACATGAAGTTTCCTGATTTGCTACCCGGCTTCTTACCTGCCTCTTCCTCCAATCCACAACAATCAGCCCACAGCTTGTCTTCTGGTATGTTACTTTGTGCTGTCATTCGTGCTATCTCTGCTTGTACGAAATTCTGCTATCTACCTGGTATTTCTGGTGCCTGAGATCTggctgcttgcaggttcaaaagttgacccTCTGGAGGCTATCTTCtagagtgctaaaagaaagagagcTGCTGCGAGCCCTGACGTAgcttctgcctccaagaggagtgccccGGCTGCTTCTTTCCAGTCTCCTCCTACCCATTCTAGTACCACTGGTCCTGAGCCTTTGGAGGTTAGCCCGCTATCTCGTCATCCTCCTACTCCGCCTgctactcctgctgctgctgctagtGGTGGCATCATTGCTCACTTCCCTGATGGCTTTGGGGACGTAGAAAATGTGCCTTATTGGCCTGAGATCGACCATATCCTCTTCCCGTCGTTGGTGGAAGTTTTCTCAGAATTCTCCCCAGaagagatggctgagaatgatgtgcacaatgccttcatggtgaGTGTTCTTCCTCTGCTACCTGTTCTGAGTTATCTGTGTCAAACCTGCTAATTCTTCCTTTTCTGCCTCAGGCCTTCCTGTCAGCTCTttacaataggaagatgatcaacgtgGTACAAACCATTAGTCATGCTACCAATGCCAAGAATCAGGAACTGGCTGGGACTATTGCTGATCTGGAGTAGCAGCGCTCTGACTTGAGGGGACATGTGGTGGAGCTGAAGGCTGAGCTTGCTGGTGCCAAGAAGAAATTGAAGAAGGGAGCTGATCAGCTAGCGCGTACCCAGGAAGTGTGCAGTACCTTCTCTAATTCTCTCAAGCGTTTTGATGAGAAGATCAACGAGCTGATTTCCCTTGCCACCATTATTATtgcttatgctacctggcggggaaagacgAGTGGAATGCGTACTGCCCTTACTGAGGCTCCAACATTGCAGGccatagaggaggaggagaggcaGCTGGAGATTTTTTTACCCTGTCCAGCCTGATTTGAGCGTGCTGATGCCTAAAGTTGGcaaggtgaattctcctgcactgGTGGAGCAGACAGTTGCCGAGGGTGCTGGCTCGTTCCAGGAGGCTGCTGTTGCCGAGGGAGCTCAGGAGGCTACTGTTGCCGAGGGTGTGCAAGCTGGTCCTGTACCTGAAACGGGAAGTTAGCAGGAGGAGGTGCCAGAAAGGGAGGtcatttttttttgggaaaatgtaagcttCTCATTAATAATCATAAATCTCCAATTACATACAATTAGAAGGCATAGTGATACTAACTTTCCTTCATTACTTAACCAATGCATCTAACCAATTCTTAACATTAACCGACTGACACTTACACTGAAATTTTTTAACTCTATTACAAACATCAGTCTTAACAAATTTAACAAGCTGTTCTGGGCGTAGCACGGCCTGATCCACCCTGCACTTGTTCCTTGCCATCCACAAATGATAAATCAATCCTGCCAAAATAACTCCAACAATTTTCTTCTTACTTAAACTCCTG is a genomic window containing:
- the LOC141631379 gene encoding transcription factor E2FB-like, with amino-acid sequence MGVDKKITGRKGRVRILIGRSRSRSGVTSFTHGRKKEKGNDRREIARRKYLVKNGDERDGIRREGRRKKKGFGKLRLLVPVPCPYVSTCACVYSSFTLSYELPFNTNLRAFFGASQPMKRKSDAGDNKSELNDWTISPKYKVVVAHSRLQTPMNGKGGKRVGKRLPNAKELVPRFQYQILVNRLTGSPGNELTPVGASRNDNSLGFLAKKFIELIKDSEHGILDLNKATDTLEVKKRRLYDITNVLEGIGLIEKSVRNRIQLKGLEVLRPGEVDDSVTSLQGDVNKLSMEERKLDERIRKMQEQLRKMSEENNNQKWLFVTEEDIKGLPCFQNETLIAIKAPLGTTLEVPDPEEVVDNQQRRYRILFRSTMGPIDVYLVSQFEENFEEINGAPEPAQSLSSSSAYYESSPVAVKNDDRYTATEMQGQKDH